A genome region from Cucumis sativus cultivar 9930 chromosome 4, Cucumber_9930_V3, whole genome shotgun sequence includes the following:
- the WRKY33 gene encoding probable WRKY transcription factor 7-like isoform X2, with translation MLLLNNNMAVELLVGFGDATPSNHFTPNMEENAAVSAVQEAASAGIQSVQNFLRLMSHTTNHQHSQHDSSTSSTPNNGYQAVADSVVNKFKKVISLLDRNRTGHARFRRAPVLTTTTTTTTPPPPPPPKVKPQHQDPSSSSPISVPPVQVKKQESVSAFKVYCPTPSSVVRLPPLPHNNPHQPSHPSNTFQAQQNTSSVVLKNGSVDRKDATTTINFAASPPISAANSYISSLTGDTESLQPSLSSGFQFTHMSQVSSAGKPPLSSSSLKRKCNSMEDSAMKCGSSSGRCHCSKKSRKNRIKRVIRVPAVSSKLADIPPDDYSWRKYGQKPIKGSPHPRLE, from the exons ATGCTTCTTCTTAACAATAACATGGCTGTCGAGCTCCTCGTCGGATTTGGTGATGCTACACCTTCTAATCATTTCACCCCCAACATGGAAGAAAATGCTGCTGTTTCTGCTGTTCAAGAAGCCGCTTCTGCTGGGATTCAAAGCGTCCAGAATTTCCTCCGATTGATGTCTCATACAACTAATCACCAACACTCCCAACATGATTCTTCTACTTCCTCTACTCCCAATAATGGATATCAAGCCGTCGCAGATTCCGTCGTTAATAAATTCAAGAAGGTTATTTCTTTGCTTGACCGCAACAGAACCGGCCATGCTCGTTTCAGAAGGGCTCCGGTTCTTAcaactactactactactactactccgcctcctcctcctccgccAAAGGTCAAGCCCCAGCATCAAGATCCGAGTTCGTCGTCTCCGATTTCGGTACCTCCGGTTCAAGTAAAGAAACAAGAATCAGTTTCTGCTTTTAAGGTTTATTGTCCAACGCCTTCCTCCGTTGTGCGTTTGCCTCCTCTGCCTCACAACAACCCTCATCAGCCTTCTCATCCATCCAATACCTTTCAAGCCCAGCAAAATACTTCGTCGGTGGTACTCAAAAATGGGTCTGTAGATAGAAAAGATGCGACTACCACCATCAATTTTGCAGCCTCGCCCCCAATCTCCGCTGCAAATTCGTATATTTCATCGTTAACTGGAGACACCGAAAGTTTACAGCCATCTCTGTCATCTGGGTTCCAGTTCACCCACATGTCCCAGGTCTCTTCTGCCGGAAAGCCCCCTCTTTCATCCTCTTCGTTAAAGAGAAAATGTAATTCCATGGAGGATTCCGCCATGAAGTGTGGCTCATCATCCGGTCGGTGTCACTGTTCCAAGAAGAG CAGGAAAAACAGGATAAAAAGAGTCATCAGAGTTCCGGCCGTTAGCTCAAAACTTGCGGATATCCCACCAGATGATTACTCCTGGAGAAAGTATGGGCAAAAACCCATCAAAGGATCTCCTCATCCAAG gttAGAGTAG
- the WRKY33 gene encoding probable WRKY transcription factor 7-like isoform X1 → MLLLNNNMAVELLVGFGDATPSNHFTPNMEENAAVSAVQEAASAGIQSVQNFLRLMSHTTNHQHSQHDSSTSSTPNNGYQAVADSVVNKFKKVISLLDRNRTGHARFRRAPVLTTTTTTTTPPPPPPPKVKPQHQDPSSSSPISVPPVQVKKQESVSAFKVYCPTPSSVVRLPPLPHNNPHQPSHPSNTFQAQQNTSSVVLKNGSVDRKDATTTINFAASPPISAANSYISSLTGDTESLQPSLSSGFQFTHMSQVSSAGKPPLSSSSLKRKCNSMEDSAMKCGSSSGRCHCSKKSRKNRIKRVIRVPAVSSKLADIPPDDYSWRKYGQKPIKGSPHPRGYYKCSSLRGCPARKHVERALDDPTMLIVTYENDHNHAHSTETPAPLVLESS, encoded by the exons ATGCTTCTTCTTAACAATAACATGGCTGTCGAGCTCCTCGTCGGATTTGGTGATGCTACACCTTCTAATCATTTCACCCCCAACATGGAAGAAAATGCTGCTGTTTCTGCTGTTCAAGAAGCCGCTTCTGCTGGGATTCAAAGCGTCCAGAATTTCCTCCGATTGATGTCTCATACAACTAATCACCAACACTCCCAACATGATTCTTCTACTTCCTCTACTCCCAATAATGGATATCAAGCCGTCGCAGATTCCGTCGTTAATAAATTCAAGAAGGTTATTTCTTTGCTTGACCGCAACAGAACCGGCCATGCTCGTTTCAGAAGGGCTCCGGTTCTTAcaactactactactactactactccgcctcctcctcctccgccAAAGGTCAAGCCCCAGCATCAAGATCCGAGTTCGTCGTCTCCGATTTCGGTACCTCCGGTTCAAGTAAAGAAACAAGAATCAGTTTCTGCTTTTAAGGTTTATTGTCCAACGCCTTCCTCCGTTGTGCGTTTGCCTCCTCTGCCTCACAACAACCCTCATCAGCCTTCTCATCCATCCAATACCTTTCAAGCCCAGCAAAATACTTCGTCGGTGGTACTCAAAAATGGGTCTGTAGATAGAAAAGATGCGACTACCACCATCAATTTTGCAGCCTCGCCCCCAATCTCCGCTGCAAATTCGTATATTTCATCGTTAACTGGAGACACCGAAAGTTTACAGCCATCTCTGTCATCTGGGTTCCAGTTCACCCACATGTCCCAGGTCTCTTCTGCCGGAAAGCCCCCTCTTTCATCCTCTTCGTTAAAGAGAAAATGTAATTCCATGGAGGATTCCGCCATGAAGTGTGGCTCATCATCCGGTCGGTGTCACTGTTCCAAGAAGAG CAGGAAAAACAGGATAAAAAGAGTCATCAGAGTTCCGGCCGTTAGCTCAAAACTTGCGGATATCCCACCAGATGATTACTCCTGGAGAAAGTATGGGCAAAAACCCATCAAAGGATCTCCTCATCCAAG GGGATATTACAAATGTAGCAGTCTGAGAGGATGCCCAGCACGGAAACACGTAGAACGTGCCTTAGACGATCCAACAATGCTGATTGTAACTTACGAGAACGATCACAATCACGCCCACTCCACCGAAACACCTGCACCGCTTGTTCTCGAATCATCATAA
- the WRKY33 gene encoding probable WRKY transcription factor 7-like isoform X3 translates to MLLLNNNMAVELLVGFGDATPSNHFTPNMEENAAVSAVQEAASAGIQSVQNFLRLMSHTTNHQHSQHDSSTSSTPNNGYQAVADSVVNKFKKVISLLDRNRTGHARFRRAPVLTTTTTTTTPPPPPPPKVKPQHQDPSSSSPISVPPVQVKKQESVSAFKVYCPTPSSVVRLPPLPHNNPHQPSHPSNTFQAQQNTSSVVLKNGSVDRKDATTTINFAASPPISAANSYISSLTGDTESLQPSLSSGFQFTHMSQVSSAGKPPLSSSSLKRKCNSMEDSAMKCGSSSGRCHCSKKRKNRIKRVIRVPAVSSKLADIPPDDYSWRKYGQKPIKGSPHPRLE, encoded by the exons ATGCTTCTTCTTAACAATAACATGGCTGTCGAGCTCCTCGTCGGATTTGGTGATGCTACACCTTCTAATCATTTCACCCCCAACATGGAAGAAAATGCTGCTGTTTCTGCTGTTCAAGAAGCCGCTTCTGCTGGGATTCAAAGCGTCCAGAATTTCCTCCGATTGATGTCTCATACAACTAATCACCAACACTCCCAACATGATTCTTCTACTTCCTCTACTCCCAATAATGGATATCAAGCCGTCGCAGATTCCGTCGTTAATAAATTCAAGAAGGTTATTTCTTTGCTTGACCGCAACAGAACCGGCCATGCTCGTTTCAGAAGGGCTCCGGTTCTTAcaactactactactactactactccgcctcctcctcctccgccAAAGGTCAAGCCCCAGCATCAAGATCCGAGTTCGTCGTCTCCGATTTCGGTACCTCCGGTTCAAGTAAAGAAACAAGAATCAGTTTCTGCTTTTAAGGTTTATTGTCCAACGCCTTCCTCCGTTGTGCGTTTGCCTCCTCTGCCTCACAACAACCCTCATCAGCCTTCTCATCCATCCAATACCTTTCAAGCCCAGCAAAATACTTCGTCGGTGGTACTCAAAAATGGGTCTGTAGATAGAAAAGATGCGACTACCACCATCAATTTTGCAGCCTCGCCCCCAATCTCCGCTGCAAATTCGTATATTTCATCGTTAACTGGAGACACCGAAAGTTTACAGCCATCTCTGTCATCTGGGTTCCAGTTCACCCACATGTCCCAGGTCTCTTCTGCCGGAAAGCCCCCTCTTTCATCCTCTTCGTTAAAGAGAAAATGTAATTCCATGGAGGATTCCGCCATGAAGTGTGGCTCATCATCCGGTCGGTGTCACTGTTCCAAGAAGAG GAAAAACAGGATAAAAAGAGTCATCAGAGTTCCGGCCGTTAGCTCAAAACTTGCGGATATCCCACCAGATGATTACTCCTGGAGAAAGTATGGGCAAAAACCCATCAAAGGATCTCCTCATCCAAG gttAGAGTAG
- the WRKY33 gene encoding probable WRKY transcription factor 7-like, with amino-acid sequence MAVELLVGFGDATPSNHFTPNMEENAAVSAVQEAASAGIQSVQNFLRLMSHTTNHQHSQHDSSTSSTPNNGYQAVADSVVNKFKKVISLLDRNRTGHARFRRAPVLTTTTTTTTPPPPPPPKVKPQHQDPSSSSPISVPPVQVKKQESVSAFKVYCPTPSSVVRLPPLPHNNPHQPSHPSNTFQAQQNTSSVVLKNGSVDRKDATTTINFAASPPISAANSYISSLTGDTESLQPSLSSGFQFTHMSQVSSAGKPPLSSSSLKRKCNSMEDSAMKCGSSSGRCHCSKKRKNRIKRVIRVPAVSSKLADIPPDDYSWRKYGQKPIKGSPHPRGYYKCSSLRGCPARKHVERALDDPTMLIVTYENDHNHAHSTETPAPLVLESS; translated from the exons ATGGCTGTCGAGCTCCTCGTCGGATTTGGTGATGCTACACCTTCTAATCATTTCACCCCCAACATGGAAGAAAATGCTGCTGTTTCTGCTGTTCAAGAAGCCGCTTCTGCTGGGATTCAAAGCGTCCAGAATTTCCTCCGATTGATGTCTCATACAACTAATCACCAACACTCCCAACATGATTCTTCTACTTCCTCTACTCCCAATAATGGATATCAAGCCGTCGCAGATTCCGTCGTTAATAAATTCAAGAAGGTTATTTCTTTGCTTGACCGCAACAGAACCGGCCATGCTCGTTTCAGAAGGGCTCCGGTTCTTAcaactactactactactactactccgcctcctcctcctccgccAAAGGTCAAGCCCCAGCATCAAGATCCGAGTTCGTCGTCTCCGATTTCGGTACCTCCGGTTCAAGTAAAGAAACAAGAATCAGTTTCTGCTTTTAAGGTTTATTGTCCAACGCCTTCCTCCGTTGTGCGTTTGCCTCCTCTGCCTCACAACAACCCTCATCAGCCTTCTCATCCATCCAATACCTTTCAAGCCCAGCAAAATACTTCGTCGGTGGTACTCAAAAATGGGTCTGTAGATAGAAAAGATGCGACTACCACCATCAATTTTGCAGCCTCGCCCCCAATCTCCGCTGCAAATTCGTATATTTCATCGTTAACTGGAGACACCGAAAGTTTACAGCCATCTCTGTCATCTGGGTTCCAGTTCACCCACATGTCCCAGGTCTCTTCTGCCGGAAAGCCCCCTCTTTCATCCTCTTCGTTAAAGAGAAAATGTAATTCCATGGAGGATTCCGCCATGAAGTGTGGCTCATCATCCGGTCGGTGTCACTGTTCCAAGAAGAG GAAAAACAGGATAAAAAGAGTCATCAGAGTTCCGGCCGTTAGCTCAAAACTTGCGGATATCCCACCAGATGATTACTCCTGGAGAAAGTATGGGCAAAAACCCATCAAAGGATCTCCTCATCCAAG GGGATATTACAAATGTAGCAGTCTGAGAGGATGCCCAGCACGGAAACACGTAGAACGTGCCTTAGACGATCCAACAATGCTGATTGTAACTTACGAGAACGATCACAATCACGCCCACTCCACCGAAACACCTGCACCGCTTGTTCTCGAATCATCATAA
- the LOC101205813 gene encoding uncharacterized protein At4g06744 — translation MNNIPSRVLLFLFFNLFCSLVIHAIASGTNSKTQDFKVGSTRSSGKGCDHSWSHCKQPITPQPSSLLPVEAEVLTFEDLRLSVVYPVIQKFKSIITSDPLGITKTWVGSDICNYKGFYCDNPPDNKSATAVASIDFNGFQLSAPSLDGFLDQLPDIAVFHANSNNFSGTISTNIAKLPYLYELDVSNNRLSGPFPTAVIGMNSLTFLDLRFNFFTGSVPPQVFVQDLDFLLINNNNFMQSLPDSLSITHILYLTLANNRFSGPIPGGIVKALTSLTEVLLLNNSLTGCLPYELGSLDEAIVFDAGHNQLTGPLPLSLGCLKSVEQLNFAGNLLYGMVPEMVCALRHLVNLTLSDNYFTVVGPLCRILIGRGVLNIRNNCIPDLPFQRPIIECAKFLAFPRICPRMWSYTLMPCMLPPFNPPISSIPKYWPHFP, via the coding sequence ATGAATAACATACCTTCTAGAGTTTTGCTGTTTCTGTTCTTCAACCTGTTTTGTTCTTTGGTAATCCACGCCATAGCCAGCGGTACCAACAGCAAGACGCAAGATTTCAAAGTAGGTAGCACCAGAAGTTCGGGAAAAGGCTGTGATCACAGCTGGTCTCACTGTAAGCAGCCGATAACTCCTCAGCCATCTTCTCTTTTGCCTGTAGAAGCAGAGGTTTTGACATTCGAAGATCTGAGGCTTTCAGTGGTGTATCCTGTGATTCAAAAATTCAAGTCAATTATCACCTCGGATCCTCTAGGAATCACTAAAACATGGGTTGGATCGGATATATGCAACTACAAAGGGTTTTACTGTGACAACCCACCGGACAACAAGTCTGCAACCGCGGTCGCATCCATCGACTTCAATGGCTTTCAACTCAGTGCACCATCCCTCGATGGCTTCCTCGATCAACTGCCAGACATTGCTGTTTTTCATGCCAATTCCAACAATTTTTCTGGCACCATCTCCACGAACATTGCCAAGCTCCCTTACCTATACGAGCTGGATGTGAGCAACAACCGATTATCTGGTCCTTTTCCCACTGCTGTTATTGGTATGAACAGCCTCACGTTCTTGGACCTTCgtttcaatttctttactGGGTCAGTCCCACCTCAAGTCTTCGTGCAGGACCTTGATTTTCTCctcatcaacaacaacaatttcaTGCAAAGTCTCCCAGACAGTCTTTCCATCACCCATATTCTCTATCTCACCTTAGCCAACAATAGATTCAGTGGACCAATTCCTGGTGGCATTGTGAAAGCTTTGACATCTCTGACTGAGGTTCTGCTCTTAAACAACTCATTAACAGGGTGTTTGCCGTATGAGTTAGGATCACTTGACGAAGCAATTGTGTTTGATGCCGGCCATAACCAACTAACAGGACCATTGCCCCTTTCGTTGGGTTGCCTAAAGAGCGTGGAGCAGTTGAATTTCGCAGGAAATCTACTGTATGGAATGGTGCCGGAAATGGTTTGTGCGCTCAGACATCTGGTAAATCTAACTTTATCGGACAATTATTTCACAGTTGTTGGGCCACTGTGTCGGATTTTGATAGGGAGAGGAGTGTTAAATATTAGGAACAATTGCATTCCAGATCTTCCTTTCCAGAGACCAATTATTGAATGTGCAAAATTCTTGGCATTTCCCAGAATTTGCCCTCGCATGTGGTCTTATACTTTAATGCCCTGCATGCTTCCCCCTTTCAATCCCCCAATTTCTTCCATTCCCAAATATTGGCCACATTTTCCCTAG
- the LOC101216881 gene encoding uncharacterized protein LOC101216881 isoform X1, with protein MDCSNSDMMEAEFPSITAGERDSVRHLLTLARQFINQRKPSQALQAVVMAMRTQGGDAAVFQSLHRARELYRSRLQETADVDQLASLFAECAIAEAQQPLNPEPTESNNNMSSSSVVDGHANSILAETGRMQVVMDAFSDGSSFICLQCGGLVSNHRKDEHYAYWCAQI; from the exons ATGGACTGTTCGAACTCCGACATGATGGAGGCTGAATTTCCGTCTATCACAGCCGGCGAACGCGATTCCGTTCGCCACTTACTCACATTAGCTCGTCAATTCATCAATCAACGAAAGCCTTCCCAAGCTCTCCAAGCg GTTGTAATGGCAATGAGAACTCAAGGTGGGGATGCAGCAGTCTTTCAATCTTTGCATCGTGCAAGGGAGCTATACAGAAGTCGGTTACAGGAGACTGCTGATGTTGATCAACTAGCTTCTTTATTTGCAGAGTGTGCTATAGCTGAAGCCCAACAGCCTTTGAACCCTGAACCTACTGAAAGTAACAATAATATGTCTAGCTCATCAGTTGTCGATGGTCATGCTAATTCAATTCTGGCAGAAACTGGTAGGATGCAAGTTGTTATGGATGCCTTCTCAGATGGGAGcagttttatttgtttgcaATGTGGGGGTCTTGTTAGTAACCATCGCAAAGATGAGCATTATGCATATTGGTGTGCCCAGATCTAA
- the LOC101216881 gene encoding uncharacterized protein LOC101216881 isoform X2, with protein sequence MAMRTQGGDAAVFQSLHRARELYRSRLQETADVDQLASLFAECAIAEAQQPLNPEPTESNNNMSSSSVVDGHANSILAETGRMQVVMDAFSDGSSFICLQCGGLVSNHRKDEHYAYWCAQI encoded by the coding sequence ATGGCAATGAGAACTCAAGGTGGGGATGCAGCAGTCTTTCAATCTTTGCATCGTGCAAGGGAGCTATACAGAAGTCGGTTACAGGAGACTGCTGATGTTGATCAACTAGCTTCTTTATTTGCAGAGTGTGCTATAGCTGAAGCCCAACAGCCTTTGAACCCTGAACCTACTGAAAGTAACAATAATATGTCTAGCTCATCAGTTGTCGATGGTCATGCTAATTCAATTCTGGCAGAAACTGGTAGGATGCAAGTTGTTATGGATGCCTTCTCAGATGGGAGcagttttatttgtttgcaATGTGGGGGTCTTGTTAGTAACCATCGCAAAGATGAGCATTATGCATATTGGTGTGCCCAGATCTAA
- the LOC101217119 gene encoding kinesin-like protein KIN-4A has product MEAGEDCCVKVAVHIRPLIGDERLQGCKDCVTVISGKPQVQIGSHSFTFDHVYGSTGSPSSSMFEECVSPLVDGLFQGYNATVLAYGQTGSGKTYTMGTGLKDGCQTGIIPQVMNVLFSKIETLKDQMEFQLHVSFIEILKEEVRDLLDSTSFSKVEGTNGHAGKVMLPGKPPIQIRESSNGVITLAGSTEVSVNTLKEMASCLEQGSLSRATGSTNMNNQSSRSHAIFTITLEQMRKLNPAFPGESNIDNLSEEYLCAKLHLVDLAGSERAKRTGSDGLRFKEGVHINKGLLALGNVISALGDEKKRKEGVHVPYRDSKLTRLLQDSLGGNSRTVMIACISPADINAEETLNTLKYANRARNIQNKPVVNRDPMSNEMLKMRQQLEYLQAELFARGGSSSDEIQVLKERIAWLEATNQDLCRELHEYRSRRGIVDQCETDAQVCAQDGITCSVKSDGLMNCSPKSDGLKRGLQSIESPDFQMSETISGESPEIDEEVAKEWEHTLLQNSMDKELHELNKRLEQKESEMKLFGGFDTAALKQHFGKKIVELEDEKRAVQLERDRLLAEVENLAACSDGQTQKLHDIHSQKLKTLEAQILELKKKQENQVQLLKQKQKSDEAAKKLQDEIQFIKAQKVQLQQRMKQEAEQFRQWKASREKELLQLKKEGRRNEYERHKLQALNQRQKMVLQRKTEEAAMATKRLKELLEARKSNGRENSGITNGNGMNGQSNEKSLQRWLDHELEVMVNVHEVRFEYEKQSQVRAALADELSMLRQVDEFASKGLSPPRGKNGFARVSSMSPTARMARITSLENMLSISSNSLVAMASQLSEAEERERAFTNRGRWNQLRSMGDAKNLLQYMFNSLADARCQLWEKELETREMKEQLKELVGLLRQSETRRKEVEKELKLREKAVAIALASSAPVHREHESTPPSLKHFADELSGPLSPMSVPAPKQLKYTAGIANGSVRDSAAILDHARKMVPIGHLSMKKLATVGQAGKLWRWKRSHHQWLLQFKWKWQKPWRLSEWIRHSDETIMRSRPRPHALPAGM; this is encoded by the exons GTACAAATTGGATCCCATTCGTTTACATTTGATCATGTCTACGGAAGCACTGGTTCACCTTCATCATCAATGTTTGAAGAATGTGTTTCTCCGCTTGTGGATGGTCTATTCCAAGGCTATAACGCGACCGTTCTTGCGTATGGTCAG ACTGGATCTGGGAAAACTTATACCATGGGGACAGGTTTGAAAGATGGTTGTCAGACAGGAATCATCCCTCAAGTGATGAATGTCTTGTTCAGCAAGATCGAAACTCTAAAGGATCAAATGGAATTTCAATtacatgtttcttttattgag atTCTCAAGGAAGAGGTACGAGACCTGCTAGATTCTACTTCTTTTAGCAAAGTGGAGGGTACAAATGGACATGCAGGGAAAGTTATGCTACCTGGGAAACCACCAATACAAATTCGTGAATCGTCAAATGGTGTCATCACTCTAGCAGGATCTACCGAAGTTAGTGTAAACACACTGAAAGAAATGGCTTCTTGTCTGGAGCAAGGATCACTGAGTAGGGCTACAGGAAGTACGAATATGAATAATCAGTCAAg TCGTTCACATGCCATCTTCACCATCACATTGGAGCAAATGCGTAAACTAAATCCAGCTTTTCCTGGAGAAAGCAATATTGACAACTTAAGTGAAGAGTATTTGTGCGCAAAATTGCACTTGGTAGATCTAGCTGGATCTGAACGAGCCAAGAGAACTGGTTCTGATGGTTTACGTTTCAAGGAAG GAGTTCATATAAACAAGGGTCTTCTTGCACTTGGTAATGTCATCAGTGCTCTTGGTGATGAGAAGAAGCGCAAAGAAGGGGTTCATGTTCCATATAGGGACAGTAAATTGACTCGACTCTTACAG GATTCTCTTGGTGGTAACAGCAGAACTGTTATGATAG CCTGCATCAGCCCTGCCGATATTAACGCTGAGGAAACCCTCAACACTTTGAAATATGCAAATCGAGCTCGCAATATCCAAAATAAGCCTGTT GTCAACAGGGATCCCATGTCTAATGAGATGTTAAAGATGCGACAGCAACTTGAATACCTGCAGGCAGAACTTTTTGCACGTGGAGGGTCTTCATCTGATGAAATTCAG GTTCTCAAGGAAAGGATTGCCTGGCTTGAAGCAACCAATCAGGATCTCTGTCGTGAGCTTCATGAATACCGTAGCCGACGTGGCATCGTGGACCAATGTGAAACAGATGCTCAAGTTTGTGCCCAG GATGGTATAACTTGCTCTGTCAAAAGTGATGGGCTGATGAATTGCTCTCCCAAAAGTGATGGGCTCAAAAGGGGATTGCAAAGTATTGAATCACCTGATTTCCAAATGAGTGAAACCATATCAG GTGAGTCTCCAGAAATTGATGAAGAGGTGGCAAAAGAATGGGAGCATACACTTCTCCAAAATAGCATGGACAAGGAATTGCATGAACTAAACAAACGTCTAGAGCAAAAAGAG TCGGAAATGAAACTTTTTGGAGGATTTGACACAGCGGCTCTCAAGCAGCATTTTGGGAAGAAAATTGTGGAACtggaagatgaaaaaagaGCTGTCCAG CTAGAGAGGGATCGATTGTTAGCTGAAGTTGAAAACCTGGCTGCTTGTTCAGATGGTCAAACACAGAAATTGCATGACATACATTCCCAAAAACTCAAAACACTTGAGGCTCAG aTTCTAGAACTCAAGAAGAAACAGGAAAACCAGGTTCAGCTActaaagcaaaaacaaaaaagtgatGAAGCGGCGAAAAAATTGCAGGACGAGATTCAATTCATAAAAGCTCAGAAG GTTCAATTGCAACAAAGGATGAAACAAGAGGCAGAACAATTTCGACAGTGGAAAGCATCTCGTGAGAAAGAGCTCCTCCAG CTGAAAAAGGAGGGCAGGAGAAATGAATATGAAAGGCATAAACTGCAAGCTCTTAATCAGCGGCAGAAAATG gttcttcaaagaaaaacagaagagGCTGCAATGGCCACCAAGAGGCTGAAAGAACTACTTGAAGCCCGGAAATCTAATGGTCGTGAAAATTCAG gCATTACAAACGGAAATGGAATGAATGGGCAG AGCAATGAGAAATCTCTACAACGCTGGCTCGACCATGAATTGGAAGTGATGGTGAACGTGCATGAAGTTCgttttgaatatgaaaaacaaagcCAAGT GCGAGCTGCACTTGCAGACGAGTTATCCATGCTGAGGCAAGTGGATGAGTTTGCTTCAAAAGGCCTCAGCCCTCCAAGAGGGAAAAATGGTTTCGCTAG AGTGTCCTCTATGTCACCAACCGCGAGAATGGCCAGAATAACATCACTTGAAAACATGCTAAGCATATCCTCAAATTCCCTTGTGGCGATGGCTTCACAACTTTCAGAGGCAGAGGAACGAGAGCGTGCCTTCACAAACCGCGGACGCTGGAACCAGTTGCGCTCCATGGGAGATGCTAAGAATTTGCTTCAATACATGTTCAATTCTCTTGCAGATGCACG GTGCCAATTATGGGAAAAGGAACTGGAAACTAGGGAAATGAAGGAGCAACTGAAAGAACTTGTGGGATTGTTGCGGCAGAGTGAGACACGGAGAAAGGAAGTAGAAAAAGAGctaaaattgagagagaagGCTGTTGCAATTGCATTAGCTTCATCTGCACCG GTCCACCGTGAGCATGAGAGTACACCACCATCATTGAAACACTTTGCTGATGAATTGAGTGGTCCTTTGTCTCCAATGTCAGTACCAGCCCCTAAGCAACTCAAGTATACAGCAGGAATTGCCAATGGCTCTGTTAGAGATTCTGCTGCAATCCTAGATCATGCACGAAAG ATGGTACCAATAGGACACTTATCAATGAAGAAGTTAGCAACAGTAGGACAAGCTGGAAAACTATGGAGATGGAAGAGAAGTCATCACCAGTGGCTATTACAGTTCAAATGGAAGTGGCAGAAACCATGGAGACTTTCAGAATGGATCAGGCATAGTGATGAAACAATAATGAGATCAAGGCCTCGACCACATGCGCTGCCCGCTGGGATGTGA